In a single window of the Candidatus Bathyarchaeia archaeon genome:
- a CDS encoding right-handed parallel beta-helix repeat-containing protein yields MLLGSSLLYVGCSEKAKSQINLGFWTIYIRANGSIEPPDAPISTEDNITYILRGDIINASIVIERSNIVLDGNNHVIQGPIKPYVNPFQQFYEPLLGINISASSVTIKNIVVKNFMVGIYVIRFSNNMILNNTLVDNYWAGIAIVAGSIDNKILNNTFINDGLLVSDSYNNTVAGNSVNGKPLVYLGDAANLTVDNAGQVILVRCNGIRVENLNIESVGVAIELERTNNTVIARNIIINGRIAGIWISCYITLTEL; encoded by the coding sequence GGTTTTTGGACAATCTATATTCGCGCTAATGGAAGCATAGAGCCGCCAGACGCGCCTATATCGACAGAGGATAATATCACCTATATTTTAAGGGGCGATATCATAAACGCATCAATAGTTATAGAGAGAAGCAATATTGTGCTAGACGGAAACAATCATGTAATCCAAGGTCCCATAAAACCTTATGTTAATCCGTTTCAACAATTTTATGAACCATTATTAGGAATAAACATTAGCGCATCCAGCGTAACCATCAAAAATATAGTTGTTAAAAACTTTATGGTCGGTATTTACGTTATACGTTTCTCAAATAATATGATACTAAATAATACTTTGGTGGATAATTATTGGGCAGGAATAGCCATTGTAGCTGGGTCTATTGATAACAAGATCTTAAATAACACCTTTATTAATGATGGCTTATTAGTTTCAGACTCTTACAATAATACTGTCGCAGGTAATTCAGTAAATGGTAAACCATTAGTTTACCTCGGGGATGCGGCTAACTTAACTGTTGATAATGCTGGGCAAGTTATACTTGTACGCTGCAATGGAATAAGAGTGGAGAATCTAAATATAGAAAGTGTAGGCGTCGCCATAGAGCTTGAACGAACCAACAATACGGTGATAGCGAGAAATATTATAATAAACGGACGTATTGCTGGCATTTGGATTTCTTGCTATATAACATTAACAGAGTTGTAG